The proteins below come from a single Lineus longissimus chromosome 5, tnLinLong1.2, whole genome shotgun sequence genomic window:
- the LOC135487991 gene encoding uncharacterized protein LOC135487991, protein MSSESDPGTEERTPLLRGRVRTTKPAIITNCNDITFDSVIARLYLNPCLLHQEETTRVPKDLELPPTVKAIRNIISWNLANGATAGEPLFESFHGGELSLCGSVAEGTKVGGADEFDFQYLLTVEGLYVASKRLLRTKPCAANRESHSFFSLHLDEQEIMASSIQDRFLNVVRELLQQIIDDFEIKKAGPAVKISYKDDKERTIKIDLTLGLRAADERIEHVLTPLAIDLDREGRFKCHYVAAHDYWKICFVDTEQDLLREITEDDEIKGAVYRIIKLLRDEADIKDPYGDGILPSYPIKVTFLDIAHQDHTRGIKWSIQDITFHVIRILREVECRGLNRSLCNLFLEGDDVMSEADRSYLESRRLLKELKAKERFYVSLRCRQVCFMTLLAINVFSLLVLNRISDEGSESIFGDTRVFRLFANGFYPIICTILCLDSLQLWIIKAERVFILYPFWPLSCLCSILFQQIPQYVAGMLKLDTPVEHNLWRVYDFSSFFLFVIIYGIVFWHSCRGFYERKSFLVLDASALYLNTICPYKWKSPSGNIKTYTPEIGDFNKKIRTVYFLSIFLSSLTLILSGFVFVILIGVNFNWFSDSESTIIDIIDGKDSARAICIAIIPVAVICVIFSLSMISYISQRKSLIKYAQGNL, encoded by the exons ATGTCATCGGAATCTGACCCCGGGACAGAGGAGCGAACACCCCTGCTTCGAGGTAGAGTTCGCACGACAAAGCCTGCAATAATCACCAACTGTAACGATATTACATTCGACAGTGTTATTGCAAGACTATACCTCAACCCATGTCTGCTGCATCAGGAGGAAACAACTCGCGTCCCAAAGGATTTGGAACTCCCTCCAACGGTAAAGGCCATTCGGAACATAATCTCGTGGAATCTCGCAAATGGGGCGACCGCAGGGGAACCCCTATTTGAATCATTTCATGGCGGTGAACTGAGTTTGTGCGGAAGTGTGGCAGAGGGAACCAAAGTAGGCGGAGCTGATGAGTTTGATTTCCAATACTTGTTAACTGTCGAAGGTTTATATGTCGCTTCCAAACGTCTCCTTCGGACGAAGCCTTGCGCAGCCAACCGGGAGAGTCACTCGTTCTTCAGCTTACATTTAGATGAGCAGGAGATAATGGCCTCATCAATCCAGGATAGGTTTCTAAATGTCGTTAGGGAATTACTGCAGCAAATCATTGACGACTTTGAAATCAAGAAAGCAGGCCCAGCAGTTAAGATATCATACAAGGATGATAAAGAACGAACCATAAAGATAGACTTGACCTTAGGTCTGAGGGCTGCTGATGAACGCATTGAGCACGTACTGACCCCTTTGGCAATAGACTTGGACAGGGAAGGACGCTTCAAGTGTCACTACGTTGCTGCCCATGACTACTGGAAGATTTGCTTTGTGGACACCGAACAGGACTTACTTCGGGAAATCACTGAAGACGATGAAATAAAGGGCGCCGTCTATCGTATCATTAAG CTTCTTCGTGATGAGGCCGACATCAAAGATCCTTACGGCGACGGCATCCTACCATCCTACCCAATCAAGGTCACTTTCTTGGACATTGCCCATCAAGATCACACGAGAGGCATCAAGTGGTCGATACAGGATATCACGTTCCACGTGATCAGGATACTACGGGAAGTAGAGTGCCGAGGCCTGAACCGTTCACTTTGCAATCTCTTTCTGGAAGGGGATGACGTCATGTCGGAAGCAGACAGATCCTACTTGGAAAGCAGACGGCTTTTGAAGGAGCTAAAAGCTAAAGAAAGATTCTACGTATCTCTGCGCTGTCGACAAGTTTGTTTCATGACTTTGTTGGCAATCAACGTGTTCAGTTTATTGGTATTAAATAGAATAAGCGACGAAGGCAGCGAATCTATCTTCGGTGACACTAGGGTATTCAGATTATTTGCCAACGGGTTCTACCCGATAATCTGTACCATATTGTGCTTGGATAGTCTCCAACTTTGGATCATAAAAGCAGAGCGTGTTTTCATTCTTTATCCTTTTTGGCCTTTAAGTTGTCTGTGTAGCATATTGTTCCAGCAAATTCCTCAATATGTTGCCGGAATGTTGAAGTTAGACACCCCTGTTGAACATAATCTTTGGCGGGTTTACGAtttctcttctttttttcttttcgtAATAATTTACGGTATTGTATTTTGGCACTCATGCCGTGGTTTTTACGAGCGAAAGTCATTTTTAGTTCTTGATGCATCAGCTCTCTACCTTAACACTATTTGTCCATACAAATGGAAGTCCCCTAGTGGTAATATCAAAACGTACACACCCGAAATTGGAGACTTTAACAAAAAGATAAGAACTGTTTACTTCTTATCAATATTTCTATCTAGCTTGACTCTTATTTTATCAGGTTTTGTCTTTGTCATTTTAATTGGTGTAAATTTTAACTGGTTTTCGGATTCTGAATCAACCATCATTGATATCATCGACGGAAAGGATTCAGCGAGGGCGATTTGCATAGCAATAATTCCAGTGGCGGTAATTTGTGTAATATTTTCTCTTTCAATGATTTCTTACATATCACAACGTAAGTCACTGATAAAATATGCCCAAGGTAATCTATAG
- the LOC135488321 gene encoding proteasomal ATPase-associated factor 1-like yields MAACTKRLILQSDWDQVLREINGKAWVSVKKTGCPSVYGELKVQELSSDGQPYVLGSENFSIGEITRKTITVSYTEDEVTSLVCKFQAPRLTFSTIHKAKKSVACLDVTPGGLAVSCDTDGKLILWETENGEIRRDLKGHLGDVYSCRFFPSGMVVLSGSADTQLKIWSAETGQCAATCKGHAAGINDTAIVEKGRNFVSCSRDGTAKLWDSGSQACLGTFDECGGVVNGCSIGIPARGFDPGESQQPTDEREVATEGKLLLLACESGVLQGRGLQSRTKVFEARCSDAVNCCTFLNENEAMCGTQDGQIYVWDIRNTSEPLVHRAETRSAILSLLPIHHGVLVGTGDGSCVCFNNNYDPSLELTGPDCDPVYKVVSDGSYLYTACRDSFVRKYTIL; encoded by the exons atggcggcatgtacaaaaagattgattttgcaaagtGATTGGGATCAGGTTTTGAG AGAAATCAATGGGAAAGCTTGGGTGTCGGTGAAAAAAACAG GTTGTCCAAGTGTATATGGGGAACTGAAAGTTCAAGAACTTTCCAGTGATGGGCAGCCTTATGTATTGGGATCAGAAAATTTCTCCATTGGTGAGATAACAAGG AAAACAATTACAGTGTCTTACACTGAAGATGAGGTGACAAGCTTAGTCTGCAAATTTCAAGCTCCCCGgttgacattttcaacaattCACAAAGCAAAGAAAAGT GTTGCCTGCCTTGACGTGACCCCTGGAGGACTTGCTGTGTCATGTGATACAGATGGGAAACTCATACTCTGGGAAACGGAAAATGGTGAAATAAGG CGTGATCTTAAAGGTCACTTAGGAGATGTTTACAGCTGCAGGTTCTTCCCATCCGGTATGGTTGTCCTCAGTGGCAGCGCGGATACTCAGCTTAAGATCTGGTCAGCAGAAACGGGACAGTGTGCTGCAACATGCAAGGGTCATGCTGCTG GTATCAATGATACAGCTATTGTAGAGAAAGGTCGCAACTTCGTATCATGTTCTCGAGATGGAACCGCCAAGCTTTGGGACAGTGGAAGTCAGGCCTGCCTTGGAACGTTTGATGAATGTGGAGGTGTGGTTAATGGCTGTAGTATTGGTATACCTGCCAGAGGGTTTGATCCTGGAGAATCTCAGCAGCCAACag ATGAGCGTGAAGTTGCAACCGAAGGGAAGTTGCTGTTACTTGCCTGTGAGAGCGGTGTCCTCCAGGGCCGTGGATTGCAAAGTAGAACAAAG GTTTTTGAAGCCAGATGTTCGGATGCAGTGAACTGCTGTACTTTTTTGAATGAGAATGAAGCCATGTGTGGCACACAGGATGGTCAAATATATGTCTGGGATATCAGAAACACCAG TGAACCCTTGGTCCACAGAGCAGAGACAAGATCAGCAATTCTGTCATTGCTACCAATTCACCATGGCGTACTTGTGGGAACAG GGGATGGCTCCTGTGTATGCTTCAACAACAACTACGACCCAAGTTTGGAATTAACGGGCCCGGACTGTGACCCTGTTTATAAAGTTGTTTCTGATGGATCGTACCTATACACTGCTTGTCGTGACAGCTTCGTGAGGAAATACACCATTCTTTAA
- the LOC135488364 gene encoding uncharacterized protein LOC135488364, which yields MPIEHEAKVRVQGENAPLLPIHRRKSLKPTSVCEDLTFDCIIARLYLNPCLLHQEQTSRVPKESALPRKVQAIKDLIVKNLENGTDQGQSDLNSFAGGKLSLCGSVAEGTKVCGADEFDFQYLMSVDGLEATKKRLIRTKPRSANHESCSFFSLRVHDSDGTTEELNPATIHDRFLHRIKQLLSNTLEDFKMKKAGPAVKIWYEDDDGRTIKIDLTLGLKADNKNIAHLTPLAKSLESEGRFKCHYVAAHDYWKICFVDTEQTLLREIIEADEIKGSVYRIIKLLRDESDIKDPYGDGILPSYPIKVTFLDIAYQDHTRGITWSIQDVTFHVIRILREVERRGLSHSLCSLFLDGDDVMSEADRSYLESRRLLKELKAKARFNVSQRRKRVCFMTLLMASMLSYLLLSVLVQRKYRKLLKYAGFFPLFFALFCLESIQLLLQKSERMYKLYPFWPLSCLLCVIFQHLPSYVGGMLDSSSRLYKVLWLSYDSASFLLGLILYVVVFYHSCYGLYKKKSFFILDASALYLNVIFPYKWISPSGKSIPYIPEIGIFNLMMKLIYMLSILLSSTTVLLGIMLFSVLISVRINLISRSNPTVTAIIGQEGSVLEISLMLIPAGVGMVIYVLSLMSLFYQSRILKNYTDKLSGNSL from the exons atgccAATTGAGCATGAAGCCAAAGTTAGGGTACAAGGTGAAAATGCTCCCCTCTTACCAATACACAGAAGGAAGTCGCTCAAGCCAACATCAGTTTGCGAGGACCTCACTTTCGATTGCATTATTGCCAGACTTTATCTGAACCCATGTCTACTGCATCAGGAACAAACAAGTCGTGTTCCAAAAGAATCTGCGCTCCCAAGAAAGGTCCAGGCCATAAAGGATTTAATAGTAAAGAATCTGGAAAATGGTACTGACCAAGGACAAAGTGACCTAAACTCATTTGCCGGTGGCAAGCTGAGTTTGTGCGGGAGTGTTGCAGAGGGAACCAAAGTCTGTGGAGCTGATGAGTTTGACTTCCAATACTTAATGTCAGTTGACGGATTAGAAGCCACAAAAAAACGCTTGATTCGCACAAAACCGCGATCTGCAAATCACGAAAGTTGTTCATTTTTCAGCTTAAGGGTGCACGATAGTGACGGCACCACAGAAGAGCTCAACCCAGCCACAATTCATGATAGGTTCCTGCACAGGATAAAACAATTGCTGTCCAACACCCTTGAagacttcaaaatgaagaaagctGGTCCTGCAGTAAAGATTTGGTACGAGGACGATGACGGACGCACAATAAAGATAGACCTGACCTTGGGTCTGAAAGCCGATAACAAAAACATTGCGCACTTGACACCATTGGCAAAAAGCCTGGAGAGTGAAGGACGCTTCAAGTGTCACTATGTGGCTGCCCATGACTACTGGAAGATTTGCTTTGTGGACACCGAACAGACTTTACTACGGGAAATAATTGAGGCTGATGAAATAAAGGGATCTGTCTACAGGATTATTAAG CTTCTTCGAGATGAGTCTGACATCAAAGATCCTTATGGCGATGGCATCCTCCCTTCCTACCCCATCAAAGTCACCTTCCTCGACATTGCCTACCAAGATCACACCAGAGGCATCACATGGTCCATACAAGACGTCACCTTCCATGTGATCAGGATACTCCGTGAAGTCGAGAGACGTGGCCTCAGCCACTCCCTCTGCAGTCTATTCTTGGATGGTGACGATGTCATGTCGGAAGCAGATAGATCATACCTGGAGAGCAGACGACTTCTCAAGGAGTTGAAAGCAAAGGCACGATTCAACGTATCCCAACGCCGCAAACGCGTTTGTTTCATGACTCTCTTGATGGCCAGCATGCTTTCTTATTTACTATTGTCAGTCTTGGTACAACGAAAGTATAGAAAGCTTTTGAAATACGCAGGATTTTTCCCACTGTTCTTTGCCCTGTTCTGCTTGGAAAGCATCCAACTTTTGCTGCAGAAATCTGAACGTATGTATAAACTGTACCCTTTCTGGCCTCTCAGCTGTCTGTTGTGTGTGATATTTCAGCACCTTCCTTCCTATGTCGGTGGTATGCTGGATAGTTCCAGTAGGCTGTACAAGGTTCTTTGGCTATCCTACGATTCAGCCTCATTTCTCCTGGGACTCATCTTATATGTGGTAGTATTCTATCACTCGTGTTACGGTTTGTACAAAAAgaagtcatttttcattttggatGCTTCGGCGCTATACCTTAACGTAATTTTCCCATACAAATGGATATCGCCAAGTGGCAAAAGCATACCCTACATACCAGAAATAGGTATCTTTAACTTGATGATGAAACTCATCTATATGCTGTCAATACTTTTGTCTAGCACCACAGTACTTCTAGGGATTATGCTCTTCAGTGTTTTGATTTCCGTGAGAATAAATTTGATTTCACGATCAAATCCGACAGTCACCGCAATAATTGGCCAGGAGGGATCAGTTCTTGAAATCAGCCTGATGTTAATCCCAGCAGGAGTTGGAATGGTGATTTATGTTTTATCTCTCATGTCCCTTTTTTACCAAAGCAGAATACTCAAAAATTACACTGATAAGCTTTCAGGCAATTCTCTCTGA
- the LOC135488363 gene encoding titin homolog — translation MLSSLSQGVGSLNGDVSIDLDQLKGRQTHYTLPPVLLTKFGPPPYHHHGVTISSRIKSAQSSTRSEKPDGELILPKTFCTRKGALLLFTAPEKIPGLSEEDREFIREKMRISNIQDLSNRIGTLHRLTKSVLMYGDEGYEKESTSIADEENKVILKFLHGLDERAIDMRAQPGGDFGSYLRDVKSRASSARPSSVGPGVRFDDNVSVSTINDDTSKSPDILTANSDKLTEPFRASRPTSSVASRRSFKVLSTDRLTASLKSASLVDTPSPVSTRYSYDDAFVEPCLTRAVSARPRRRRRPPSQTRVGSGQVRGRQTTNQTGDEPNVKLEHRKQQLLRRQKRAAQKEAEGKGPEGQGPEGEGPEGEGQVKGQTQGHVRRQRQGREEDDKNVFTKDSLAESILEGVEDDFGEDTQQTVLSPSGSSDKLGDEKLHAEVVRNRGDEKPADSCPTSVPSKRSSIASQDADPSGISSVVIRQADSVITDHVINPDEVPGDRGIVVKPEEDGVSISSSVLEEQDIDLPSDDEAKSLKWSDPHETRHTQKPLPTVVVKDKCPVTITPQEEIPFEGEFELDVQTQIGKEGDLSLNGDVDILDEDDIYDDDGDYDDGDYEDEDYDDYEEYDDFEEEDFDEGATQPLMPQYTGTLFSRAASFSFDNTLAESQDLDNIVIDDSVQMLPHTVDSLAGSRPDTRTQEESESEAPTPSAPPPSPPGSRMSKADSPKQAPSQALSGGSRPASVAVSVSPSQGGSAPPSRAGSAQPRLASKASRKSLTGEQLPTLVASTESFDRIKEPSSSRSTPVSELVPPEYLKEHQFGEQSEAGRTVDSGFGGTYSLKQDSATDSRSTFQNDSPGLAPSRPITVKLPSEMDDSGSKEDLLKSRVSFKPTPKTDAWKPPHEPTDVTKAVGISSTGTKSVRPTSSDGHRSPSIPKHLMGLTAQKKALKLEAENAKVNKQEKEVEAMLTSDLTNKYEEGMTVEELELEQKILEEKMKKAEQVVSGVKEEKGKRKGIVKKEPMQNNQKRRGLKSQENQPLDLEAQRKALQEQKLEEKKRRLEEAMAMQAQIMEKEVSKKKELEEAAKKTAEIEEQMAALADEAQDAEQLEEDAKIALIAARKSAREEREIRRKQEQERRRQEAASKRKQEWEMMERAKKKEMEMLAKIRGVEAQRQLQEEERLRREAEEDDEMERLEEEERLGRIAAEEEEARIAAIEAQAEEEALSRLRWERDEAERKRRKLMVEAERLAAEEDKKRQAFLEEQRIADEERQKIEDEENRKREEERQRLIQLKKMEEEAREQMRQEFDKRREMLLKRREKNLEARNHLQGVRTSQGMTRPWTFSYYVLWPRDTYERLIGGEEDSKKKKGAFRRKPKPKSAPPKS, via the exons ATGCTGAGCAGCCTGTCTCAAGGTGTGGGCTCCCTTAATGGAGATGTGTCTATTGATTTGGACCAACTCAAG GGCCGTCAGACCCATTACACACTGCCGCCAGTCCTTCTCACGAAATTCGGTCCACCACCTTACCACCATCATGGCGTCACAATCAGCTCTCGAATCAAATCGGCCCAGTCGTCAACCCGGTCAGAAAAACCCGACGGAGAACTCATCTTACCCAAAACGTTTTGTACCAGGAAGGGGGCACTGCTTTTATTCACCGCACCAGAAAAGATCCCGGGATTAAGCGAGGAGGATCGGGAATTTATACGGGAGAAGATGAGGATATCAAATATTCAGGATCTCAGTAATCGGATCGGAACGTTGCATCGGCTGACCAAATCAGTTCTTATGTATGGAGATGAG GGCTATGAAAAGGAAAGTACAAGCATAGCTGACGAAGAAAACAAAGTCATCTTGAAGTTTCTCCATGGACTCGATGAGCGTGCCATAGATATGAGAGCGCAGCCTGGTGGTGACTTTGGTTCCTACTTACGAGATGTCAAATCACGAGCGAG TTCCGCAAGACCGTCTTCAGTTGGTCCAGGTGTCCGGTTTGATGATAATGTTTCTGTTTCAACCATTAATGACGATACCAGCAAATCTCCAGACATCTTGACTGCCAACAGTGACAAGTTGACCGAACCGTTCCGTGCAAGCAG ACCCACCAGTTCAGTGGCAAGCAGACGCTCTTTCAAAGTGTTATCGACTGACAGACTGACAGCCTCTCTGAAATCGGCAAGCCTCGTCGACACACCATCCCCTGTTAGCACAAGATACTCCTATG ATGATGCATTTGTTGAACCTTGCCTGACTCGTGCGGTCAGTGCACGACCCAGACGACGGAGACGACCTCCTTCACAAACTAGAGTTGGATCGGGTCAAGTGAGGGGGCGCCAGACGACGAATCAGACCGGTGATGAACCTAACGTTAAGTTGGAACATCGCAAACAGCAGCTGCTTCGACGACAGAAAAGGGCAGCTCAAAAAGAAGCTGAAGGCAAAGGCCCAGAAGGTCAAGGCCCTGAAGGTGAAGGCCCTGAAGGTGAAGGCCAAGTGAAAGGTCAAACTCAAGGTCACGTGAGAAGACAAAGGCAAGGTCGAGAGGAAGACGATAAAAATGTCTTTACAAAGGATTCTTTGGCTGAAAGTATTCTGGAGGGAGTTGAAGATGATTTTGGAGAAGATACTCAACAGACAGTGCTGTCTCCTAGTGGCAGTAGTGATAAACTAGGAGATGAAAAACTACACGCAGAAGTTGTCAGAAATCGTGGTGATGAAAAACCAGCTGATTCTTGTCCAACATCTGTTCCAAGTAAAAGATCAAGCATAGCATCGCAGGATGCCGACCCGAGTGGAATTTCTAGCGTCGTGATCCGGCAAGCAGACAGTGTTATTACTGATCATGTGATCAATCCAGATGAAGTGCCCGGCGACCGCGGCATTGTTGTCAAGCCGGAGGAGGATGGTGTCAGTATCTCATCATCTGTTCTTGAAGAGCAGGATATTGATCTACCATCAG ATGATGAAGCAAAGTCTTTGAAATGGAGTGACCCCCATGAGACAAGACATACTCAGAAACCATTACCAACTGTTGTCGTAAAGG ACAAATGCCCAGTTACCATAACACCACAGGAGGAGATACCATTTGAAGGTGAATTTGAACTTGATGTGCAAACACAGATTGGGAAGGAGGG CGATTTGTCTTTAAATGgtgatgttgatattttggaTGAGGACGACatttatgatgatgacggtgactaTGATGATGGAGATTATGAAGATGAAGACTATGATGACTATGAGGAGTATGACGACTTTGAAGAAGAAGACTTTGATGAAGGTGCTACTCAACCATTGATGCCACAGTACACTG GGACCTTATTTTCTCGTGCTGCTTCATTCTCGTTTGATAATACTCTTGCTGAATCGCAGGATCTTGATAACATAGTGATAGATGACAGTGTTCAGATGTTGCCTCACACTGTCGACTCACTGGCAGGATCCAGACCAGACACAAGAACACAGG AAGAGAGCGAATCTGAAGCACCTACCCCATCAGCACCCCCACCATCACCCCCAGGCTCCAGGATGTCAAAAGCAGACTCCCCGAAACAAGCCCCATCCCAGGCTTTGTCGGGTGGTTCCAGGCCAGCATCAGTTGCTGTGTCGGTGTCTCCATCCCAGGGAGGGTCTGCCCCACCTTCTCGTGCAGGATCAGCCCAGCCGAGGCTGGCATCCAAGGCTTCGAGGAAGTCATTGACTGGGGAACAGCTCCCTACGCTGGTGGCATCTACAGAAAGTTTTGATCGCATTAAGGAACCATCGTCTTCAAGGTCAACACCAG TTAGTGAACTTGTCCCACCGGAATATCTCAAAGAGCACCAGTTCGGTGAACAGTCAGAAGCTGGTAGGACAGTCGACAGTGGATTTGGTGGAACGTACTCCTTGAAGCAAGACTCGGCAACTGACAGTCGTTCTACATTCCAGAACGACTCCCCTGGCCTTGCCcccagtaggcctataactgTCAAGCTGCCATCAGAAATGGACGATAGTGGTTCCAAAGAGGAC TTGTTGAAAAGCCGAGTCAGTTTTAAGCCGACTCCTAAGACAGATGCATGGAAGCCACCTCATGAACCTACAGATGTTACTAAGGCTGTAGGCATCAGTTCAACTGGAACTAAAAGTGTG CGGCCTACTAGTAGTGATGGTCACCGGAGCCCCTCAATCCCAAAGCACTTAATGGGATTGACTGCCCAGAAGAAAGCGCTCAAGTTGGAGGCAGAGAAtgccaaagtcaataaacaagagAAAGAAG TTGAAGCAATGCTTACCTCTGATCTAACCAACAAATACGAAGAAGGCATGACTGTTGAAGAACTCGAATTGGAGCAGAAGATTCTGGAG GAGAAAATGAAGAAGGCAGAGCAAGTGGTATCTGGTGTGAAAGAGGAGAAGGGAAAGAGGAAGGGAATAGTCAAGAAAGAACCCATGCAGAACAATCAGAAGAGGAGAGGCTTGAAAAGTCAAGAAAATCAACCGCTCGATCTAGAAGCGCAGAGGAAGGCTTTGCAGGAACAGAAGTTGGAAGAGAAGAAG CGACGACTTGAAGAGGCCATGGCAATGCAAGCCCAGATTATGGAGAAGGAGGTCAGTAAGAAAAAGGAATTGGAAGAAGCAGCAAAAAAGACTGCAGAGATAGAAGAACAAATGGCAGCTTTAGCGGACGAGGCCCAGGACGCTGAACAACTTGAAGAAGATGCCAAAATCGCGCTGATCGCTGCTAGAAAATCTGCAAGGGAGGAGCGTGAAATACGACGCAAGCAGGAGCAGGAGCGAAGACGGCAGGAGGCGGCAAGCAAACGTAAACAGGAGTGGGAGATGATGGAGCGAGCCAAGAAGAAGGAGATGGAAATGCTGGCGAAGATTAGAGGGGTCGAGGCACAGAGGCAGTTACAGGAGGAGGAGAGATTGAGACGGGAGGCGGAGGaggatgatgagatggagagatTAGAG GAGGAGGAACGCCTTGGCAGGATAGCGGCTGAAGAAGAGGAGGCACGGATTGCTGCGATTGAGGCACAAGCTGAGGAAGAAGCCTTGTCCAGGTTGAGATGGGAGAGAGACGAGGCAGAAAGGAAGAGGAGGAAACTGATGGTTGAAGCGGAGAGATTAGCAGCAGAGGAAGACAAAAAGAG GCAAGCATTCCTCGAAGAGCAGAGAATTGCAGATGAAGAAAGACAAAAGATAGAAGATGAAGAAAACAGAAAGAGAGAGGAAGAGAGACAAAGGCTCATACAG TTGAAAAAAATGGAGGAAGAAGCTCGAGAACAAATGAGGCAGGAGTTTGATAAGCGTAGAGAAATGTTGCTCAAGAGACGTGAAAAGAATCTTGAAGCGAGGAACCATCTTCAGGGTGTCCGAACCTCTCAGGGAATGACCAGACCATGGACGTTTTCTTACTATGTGCTCTGGCCAAGGGATACATACGAAAG GCTTATAGGCGGTGAAGAAGATAGCAAGAAAAAGAAGGGTGCATTCCGAAGAAAGCCAAAGCCAAAATCTGCTCCACCTAAATCATGA